In a genomic window of Scyliorhinus torazame isolate Kashiwa2021f chromosome 5, sScyTor2.1, whole genome shotgun sequence:
- the LOC140419608 gene encoding uncharacterized protein — MEKPWKCGDCGKGYRFPSELEIHRRSHTGERPFTCSKCGKGFTQLSHLRAHQRVHTGERPFTCSQCGKGFTDVSTLRTHQRVHTGERPFTCSLCGKGFAYLSSLQKHQRVHTGERPYICSQCGKGFTQLSAMRTHQRVHTGERPFTCSQCGKGFTDVSNLRTHQRVHTGERPFTCSQCGKGFAYLSSLQKHQRVHTGERPYTCSQCGKGFTQLSTLRTHQRVHTGERPFTCSLCGKGFAEVSTLRGHQRVHTGERPFTCPQCGKGFAHLSHLRTHQRVHTGERPFTCSQCGKGFAHLSHLRRHQRVHTVERPSTSQ; from the exons atggagaaaccgtggaaatgtggggactgtgggaagggctacagattcccatctgagctggagattcatcgacgtagtcacactggagagaggccattcacctgctcaaagtgtgggaagggatttactcagttatctcacctgcgggcacaccaacgagttcacactggggagaggccgttcacctgctctcagtgtgggaaaggatttactgacgtatcaaccctgcggacacaccagcgagttcacactggggagaggccgttcacctgctctctgtgtgggaaaggatttgcatatttatccagcctgcagaaacaccagcgagttcacacaggggagaggccatacatctgctctcagtgtgggaagggattcactcagttatccgccatgcggacacaccagcgagttcacactggggagaggccattcacctgctctcagtgtgggaaaggatttactgacgtatccaacctgcggacacaccagcgagttcacactggggagaggccgttcacctgctctcagtgtgggaaaggatttgcatatttatccagcctgcagaaacaccagcgagttcacactggggagaggccatacacctgctctcagtgtgggaagggattcactcagttatccaccctgcgaacacaccagcgagttcacactggggagaggccattcacctgctctctgtgtgggaaaggatttgctgaagTATCCACCCTGcggggacaccagcgagttcacactggagagaggccgttcacctgccctcaatgtgggaaaggatttgcacatttatcccacctgcggacacaccagcgagtccacactggggagaggccgttcacctgctctcagtgtgggaaaggatttgcacatttatcccacctgcggagacaccagcgagttcacactgtggaaaggccgtccacctctcaat ag